In Brachypodium distachyon strain Bd21 chromosome 2, Brachypodium_distachyon_v3.0, whole genome shotgun sequence, one genomic interval encodes:
- the LOC100844459 gene encoding putative L-cysteine desulfhydrase 1, producing the protein MASIPPDDAPENGHRNGNGPSPPAAKRPRAALISAAEIRTEFAHHDAAVARVNNGSFGSCPATVLDAQARLQRLFLAQPDAFYFDSLQPGLARSRAAVAALVNAGDVSEISLVDNATTAAAIVLQHAAWSFAEGHFARGDAVLMLHYAYGAVKKSIHAYVARAGATVVEVPLPFPVASPDAIISEFHGALALAKAGGRRVRLAVIDHITSMPSVIIPVKELVAICRQEGVDKVFVDAAHSIGQVPVDVRDIGADFYTSNLHKWFFCPPAVAFLHTRKDVPMASQLHHPVVSHEYGNGLPMESGWIGTRDYSAQIVVPEAITFVNWFEGGIEGIRTRNHEKVIEMGKMLADAWGTFLGSPPELCGSMVMVGMPSCLGIESDDDALRVRTMLRNDFKVEVPIYYNTRRVEAQEMARDKNGDPVTGYVRISHQVYNVKEEYERLRDAVNKLVAERFTSSKLRPSEKQETLA; encoded by the exons ATGGCGTCGATCCCGCCCGACGACGCGCCCGAGAACGGCCATCGCAACGGCAACGGCCCTTCCCCGCCCGCCGCAAAGCGCCCCCGCGCGGCGCTGATCTCCGCCGCCGAGATCCGCACCGAGTTCGCGCAccacgacgccgccgtcgcccgcgtCAACAACGGCAGCTTCGGCTCCTGCCCGGCCACCGTGCTCGACGCGCAGGCGCGCTTGCAGCGCCTCTTCCTCGCCCAGCCCGATGCCTTCTACTTCGATAGCCTGCAGCCGGGGCTCGCccgctcccgcgccgccgtcgcggccCTCGTCAACGCCGGGGACGTCTCCGAGATCTCCCTCGTCGACAACGCCACCACAGCTGCCGCCATCGTGCTGCAGCACGCCGCCTGGAGCTTTGCCGAGGGTCACTTCGCCCGGGGCGACGCAGTGCTCATGCTTCACTACGCCTACGGAGCTGTCAAGAAGTCAATACACGCCTATGTTGCCCGCGCGGGGGCCACCGTCGTCGAGGTACCCCTCCCGTTCCCCGTGGCCTCACCCGATGCTATCATTTCCGAGTTCCATGGCGCCCTCGCCCTTGCAAAGGCCGGTGGTCGCAGGGTCCGGCTCGCGGTTATTGACCACATCACCTCCATGCCCAGTGTTATCATTCCAGTCAAGGAGCTTGTCGCCATCTGCCGGCAAGAGGGCGTTGACAAGGTGTTTGTTGATGCCGCACACTCCATTGGCCAAGTCCCTGTGGATGTGCGTGATATCGGGGCTGACTTTTACACCAGCAACCTCCATAAGTGGTTCTTTTGCCCCCCGGCCGTGGCGTTCTTGCACACCCGCAAAGATGTTCCAATGGCCTCTCAGCTCCACCACCCTGTTGTGTCGCACGAATATGGCAATGGGTTGCCTATGGAGAGTGGATGGATTGGAACAAGAGATTATAGTGCCCAGATTGTTGTGCCCGAGGCTATCACCTTCGTGAACTGGTTTGAGGGTGGGATTGAGGGGATACGCACCCGGAACCATGAGAAGGTGATCGAGATGGGTAAGATGCTTGCTGATGCATGGGGTACGTTTCTTGGATCGCCACCAGAGTTGTGCGGAAGCATGGTTATGGTAGGGATGCCTAGTTGTCTTGGCATTGAGAGTGATGATGATGCACTGAGAGTTCGGACCATGTTGAGGAATGATTTCAAAGTGGAGGTGCCAATATACTATAATACCAGAAGGGTCGAAGCGCAAGAGATGGCGAGGGATAAGAATGGTGATCCAGTGACAGGGTACGTAAGGATCTCACACCAGGTTTACAATGTGAAGGAGGAGTACGAGAGACTGAGAGATGCTGTCAATAAGCTTGTTGCCGAGAGATTCACCAGCAGCAAATTGCGGCCATCTGAGAAG CAAGAGACTCTGGCGTGA
- the LOC100846911 gene encoding ABC transporter B family member 21 — MPESWKAADENASSSAPAGASSGPGPGNGKKKKNRPPGAMSSRVPFHRLFAFADRTDVALMLLGALGAVANGAAMPFMTVLFGNLIDAFGGALSIHQVVNRVSMVSLDFIYLAFASALASFVQVTCWMITGERQAARIRNLYLKTILRQEIAFFDQYTNTGEVVGRMSGDTVLIQDAMGEKVGKFIQLVVTFFGGFIVAFAQGWLLTLVMMATIPPLVIAGAVMSNVVAKMASLGQAAYAESSVVVEQTIGSIRTVASFTGEKRAVERYNKSLKSAYKSGVREGLAAGLGMGTVMVLLFCGYSLGIWYGAKLILEKGYTGAKVMNVIFAVLTGSLALGQASPSMKAFAGGQAAAYKMFETISRTPEIDAYSTSGRKLDDIRGDVEFRDVYFSYPTRPDEKIFRGFSLTIPSGTTVALVGQSGSGKSTVISLIERFYDPELGDVLIDGVNLKEFQLRWIRSKIGLVSQEPVLFAASIKENIAYGKDNATDQEIRAAAELANASKFIDKMPQGLDTSVGEHGTQLSGGQKQRIAIARAILKDPRILLLDEATSALDTESERIVQEALDRIMTNRTTVIVAHRLSTVRNADTIAVIHQGSLVEKGTHHELLKDPEGAYSQLIRLQEANRQDKTDRKGDSGARSGKQVSNQSASRRSSHDNSSHHSFSVPFGMALAIDIQDGSSKKLCDEMPQEVPLSRLASLNKPEIPVLILGSIASVISGVIFPIFAILLSNVIKAFYEPPHLLRKDSQFWSSMFLVFGAVYFLSLPVSSYLFSIAGCRLIRRIRLMTFEKLVNMEIEWFDHTENSSGAIGARLSADAAKVRGLVGDALQLVVQNSATLVAGLVIAFVSNWELSLIILALIPLIGLNGWIQMKFIQGFSADAKMMYEEASQVANDAVSSIRTVASFSAEEKVMELYKRKCEAPLRTGIRTGIISGIGFGVSFFLLFGVYAASFYAGARMVEEGKTTFPKVFRVFLALAMAAIGVSQSSTLTSDSSKAKSAASSIFAIIDRKSRIDASDDAGVTVDTLRGNIEFQHVSFRYPTRPDVEIFRDLCLTIHSGKTVALVGESGSGKSTAIALLQRFYDPDVGHILLDGVDIQKFQLRWLRQQMGLVSQEPALFNETIRANIAYGKEGQATESEITAAAELANAHRFISSLLQGYDTMVGERGAQLSGGQKQRVAIARAILKNPRILLLDEATSALDAESERVVQDALDRVMVNRTTVIVAHRLSTIKNADLIAVVKNGVIIEKGKHDTLINIKDGAYASLVALHSAASS, encoded by the exons ATGCCGGAGTCCTGGAAAGCTGCCGACGAGAATGCCTCCTCGTCGGCCCCCGCCGGCGCGTCGTCGGGCCCGGGACCGGGCAacggaaagaagaagaagaacaggcCGCCCGGAGCCATGTCCTCCCGGGTGCCGTTCCACAGGCTGTTCGCGTTCGCGGACAGGACGGACGTGGCGCTGATGCTGCTGGGGGCGCTCGGCGCCGTGGCCAACGGCGCGGCCATGCCCTTCATGACCGTGCTCTTCGGCAACCTCATCGACGCCTTCGGGGGTGCGCTCAGCATCCACCAGGTCGTCAACCGGGTCTCCATGGTCTCGCTCGACTTCATCTACCTCGCCTTCGCCTCCGCCCTCGCCTCCTTCGTCC AGGTGACGTGCTGGATGATCACCGGAgagcggcaggcggcgcggatACGGAACCTGTACCTGAAGACCATCCTGAGGCAGGAGATCGCCTTCTTCGACCAGTACACCAACACCGGCGAGGTCGTAGGGAGGATGTCCGGCGACACCGTGCTGATCCAAGACGCCATGGGCGAAAAG GTTGGAAAGTTCATTCAGCTGGTGGTGACATTCTTCGGAGGCTTCATCGTCGCCTTTGCGCAAGGCTGGCTGCTGACCCTGGTCATGATGGCAACCATCCCACCGCTCGTCATCGCCGGGGCGGTCATGTCCAACGTCGTGGCCAAGATGGCGTCCCTTGGGCAGGCGGCTTACGCCGAATCGTCGGTGGTGGTGGAGCAGACTATCGGGTCCATCAGAACA GTTGCATCTTTCACTGGGGAGAAGCGGGCAGTGGAGAGGTACAACAAGTCACTGAAAAGTGCCTACAAATCAGGTGTCCGGGAGGGCCTCGCCGCAGGGCTCGGAATGGGCACGGTCATGGTGCTCCTGTTCTGCGGATACTCTTTGGGAATATGGTATGGAGCCAAGCTGATCCTGGAGAAGGGCTATACGGGGGCGAAGGTCATGAATGTGATCTTTGCAGTCCTAACCGGCTCTCT AGCTCTAGGTCAGGCGTCACCCAGCATGAAAGCATTTGCAGGTGGACAAGCGGCTGCATACAAGATGTTTGAGACAATCAGCAGGACCCCAGAGATCGATGCGTATAGCACCTCAGGAAGGAAGCTGGATGACATTCGTGGGGACGTTGAGTTTAGGGATGTTTATTTCTCATATCCCACAAGGCCAGATGAGAAAATATTCAGAGGTTTCTCCCTCACCATACCTAGCGGCACAACAGTTGCTTTGGTTGGTCAGAGCGGGAGTGGTAAATCGACGGTTATCAGCCTAATTGAACGGTTTTATGACCCTGAGCTTGGCGATGTTCTAATAGATGGTGTGAATCTCAAAGAGTTCCAGCTAAGATGGATCAGAAGTAAAATCGGCCTTGTCAGCCAAGAACCAGTTCTGTTTGCTGCTAGCATAAAGGAAAACATAGCTTATGGCAAAGACAATGCTACTGATCAAGAAATTAGAGCTGCAGCTGAGCTTGCTAATGCCTCCAAATTCATAGATAAAATGCCTCAG GGTTTGGACACTTCGGTTGGTGAACATGGGACACAGCTTTCTGGTGGGCAGAAACAAAGAATTGCCATTGCAAGAGCAATTCTGAAAGATCCAAGAATCCTACTATTAGACGAAGCTACAAGCGCTCTGGACACAGAATCTGAAAGGATTGTGCAGGAAGCACTTGATCGGATAATGACAAACAGGACAACAGTCATAGTTGCGCACCGTCTGAGTACTGTTAGAAATGCTGATACTATCGCTGTCATTCATCAAGGATCGCTTGTTGAAAAGG GTACACACCATGAGCTTCTAAAGGACCCAGAGGGAGCTTACAGCCAGCTGATACGGCTGCAGGAAGCAAACCGGCAGGATAAGACAGATCGAAAGGGAGATTCTGGGGCTCGTTCAGGCAAACAAGTGTCAAACCAATCAGCTAGCCGGAGGTCATCTCATGACAACAGCAGCCATCATTCGTTCTCAGTACCATTTGGTATGGCTCTTGCGATTGACATCCAGGATGGTTCATCCAAGAAACTATGTGATGAAATGCCACAAGAAGTACCTCTCAGTCGCCTCGCGTCTCTGAACAAGCCAGAGATCCCGGTGCTCATTCTAGGTTCCATTGCCTCAGTGATTAGTGGAGTAATCTTCCCAATCTTTGCGATACTCCTGTCAAATGTGATCAAAGCATTCTATGAGCCCCCTCATCTGCTAAGAAAAGATTCTCAATTCTGGTCATCCATGTTCTTGGTGTTTGGTGCAGTGTACTTCTTGTCACTTCCTGTCAGTTCGTACCTTTTCTCTATAGCTGGGTGCAGGTTGATCAGAAGGATCAGACTGATGACATTTGAAAAGTTAGTCAATATGGAGATCGAATGGTTTGATCACACAGAGAATTCAAGTGGAGCAATTGGTGCACGGCTATCAGCTGATGCAGCAAAGGTCAGGGGGCTTGTCGGTGACGCACTTCAGTTGGTTGTACAAAACTCCGCAACCTTAGTTGCTGGTTTAGTAATTGCCTTTGTATCAAACTGGGAGTTATCGCTAATCATCTTAGCTTTAATCCCACTGATTGGGCTAAATGGATGGATCCAGATGAAGTTCATTCAGGGTTTCAGTGCAGATGCAAAG ATGATGTATGAAGAGGCGAGCCAAGTTGCAAATGATGCAGTGAGCAGTATAAGAACAGTAGCCTCATTCTCCGCTGAAGAAAAGGTGATGGAATTGTACAAAAGGAAATGTGAAGCCCCCCTAAGAACAGGAATCAGAACAGGGATTATAAGTGGAATTGGTTTTggtgtttcctttttcttgctATTTGGTGTATATGCAGCTAGCTTTTATGCTGGTGCTCGGATGGTTGAGGAAGGGAAAACAACTTTTCCTAAAGTTTTCAGG GTTTTCCTTGCTCTTGCTATGGCTGCAATCGGGGTGTCGCAATCGAGTACCCTTACATCAGACTCCTCCAAAGCAAAATCAGCTGCATCTTCTATATTTGCGATCATAGACCGGAAGTCTAGGATAGATGCAAGTGACGATGCAGGGGTGACTGTTGACACACTACGTGGCAATATTGAGTTCCAGCATGTTAGCTTCAGATATCCTACCAGGCCGGATGTTGAGATTTTCCGGGACCTGTGCTTGACAATCCATTCTGGAAAG ACTGTTGCGCTCGTTGGAGAGAGTGGCAGTGGCAAATCAACAGCCATTGCATTGCTTCAGAGGTTTTATGATCCTGATGTAGGCCATATACTCCTAGATGGTGTGGACATACAGAAATTCCAGCTAAGGTGGCTTAGGCAACAAATGGGCCTGGTGAGTCAAGAACCAGCTCTGTTCAACGAAACAATACGAGCAAACATTGCCTACGGGAAGGAAGGGCAAGCAACAGAATCTGAGATCACAGCTGCTGCAGAATTGGCGAATGCTCACAGGTTTATTAGTTCTCTGCTCCAG GGGTATGACACAATGGTCGGAGAGCGTGGAGCTCAGTTATCTGGAGGGCAAAAGCAGCGAGTTGCCATCGCCCGTGCTATCTTGAAGAACCCCAGAATCCTTCTTCTGGATGAAGCAACCAGCGCGCTGGATGCTGAATCCGAACGGGTGGTGCAGGATGCACTGGACAGGGTGATGGTTAACCGGACAACGGTGATCGTGGCGCACCGTTTATCTACGATAAAGAATGCAGACTTGATCGCCGTTGTGAAGAACGGGGTGATCATTGAGAAGGGAAAGCACGATACCTTGATCAACATCAAGGACGGCGCATACGCGTCACTCGTCGCCCTTCATTCAGCAGCTTCTTCGTAG